The Alosa sapidissima isolate fAloSap1 chromosome 12, fAloSap1.pri, whole genome shotgun sequence nucleotide sequence ACATTTTGGCTTGATATTTAATCGTAGAAAGCCAAACAATTTCCCGCAGAGGTTTGCTGAATATAGAAGTCTTCCAAGAATGGCCGTGTGTTCAGATTTATGTTAGTAAGCTCGGTCACGTTCCTTGAATTTCAACTCACAAAATTACGCGGTTCAGAATTTCCCAGTGCTAAATGTCTGACTGGTTGAAATGGCGGATAAAAAGAGCGCAACGAGTCGTTTTATCGGCAAACTTGCATGCTGGGAAATCTCTTTGACGCAGAAACCGTTTCTATCGCGACCACTCTCGTGACCTGACCACATCTTGCCTGAAAACCATGTCCCTAAACACCCGCCTTGTTTGACTAAATGTTAAAAGTACTTTGTTATAACTTAACTATTAATTCATGCGCTGTAATATGTAATATGCGACACCATTCGTAGATGCTATTGCATTTGTTCGGATACGGTTGGCCAAAAGGGAAGGTTAGCAAACGCCAGCTAACATGTAGGCTACCTGATAACGTTGACGTTAACTGATGGTTCTCAGTCACTAAAGTGGAAGATTTAACATTCACCActacatttatttttacatgCATTTAATAATGTATGCAGTCACTCGTTGAAATATTAAGATTAGCCTGCAAAATTGTCAAAAAGTAAAGTTAGTTCAATTCAACAGAGCATTGTGTGAATGAATGATGTTGTCATTTCAGGCTAGCATGTTTATTGATACGAAATTAATTAATAAACTATAGCTAGATTCCACCTCTCGCATCATTACAGAATGAGAAAAGTCAACAGTGAAACTAACGTTTTATGGAATAGGAtgtatcatgtagcctaagcttcATATCGATACAGTGGATAGGGTGGGTGGACTCCTCCCCTTCTGCAGAGTCAGGAAGATCCCCTTCCTGCGGTCGGTTTTATGTGTGACAGCCAGCGCATTGTCTCAGTAGGGATACAGCCACCTAACGTTATATAAAAAGAAGATTTCTGATCTGAAGACAGAGTTGCGGAACGTCGGTAACTCAAGCAAATACAAAATTGCTGCCAATATCTGGAAGTGACATTGGGGACATTGGATTTATTATCCAATCATGGGAAACAGAGATGATGAAtacgatttcttgttcaaaggTAAACCACCCCTTCAATTTGCTACGTGATTTGCATCACTTTTCATTTAGCCTACATCCATGTAATTTGTGTCAGTCACTTGAAATTAGTTTATAGTGAATTTCAGACAGCTGTTTTCTGTCACGTTATGTTTCTCTCATATTTCATGCTAGCTCTTGACAACAGTGGCCTTTTGGCGACGACTCCTCTGCCTATTTGACgcattgtgtttgacagaggaaaCCAAACTCTATCACGGAATTTACAAAAGAGGACGAAACCTAACTAATGTGTTGGTTAATTTAAGACGTAGGCCTATTAGACTCGGAAAGCGTCCAGCCTAAGCAGAACAGGGCCTTTATTGACAGTCTCGTTTTGATCCTAAAAATGTCACTAAGCTAATTCTGAGAGGCATAATATTCATCACTTTTCTAAATGACACCCAAATTCAAAGCTGTTATGTCGGCATATGCAACACGTCCAACTGGAGATAGGCCATATACAATAGCCTATTTACAATATTGATATCACTAGGATTTCTCTAGAAGCTCCAGAACCAGTAAATAAGGTAAGCTGGTTATAGTTTCCTGGGAAGAGAAAACTTTGCTGATAATGCAAACACAGAAGTGGTGAGCACAGGAGGTGGAGCAGCACAAATGTCCACTCAGTGTGACAAAGGAACAGATTCTCAACTTCCTGTGGTGTGATGCCATGGGACAAAGTTCAATTGTGTACAGTATTCTCTTCTCTGATGAAACAGAGGAGCATTTGAGTCAAGTTGATTAGTTTACAGTACAGCTGTGTAAGAATGCAGAACATATGTTAAGTCAGACACTCCTGACGGCCTTGACAAAGAGGGTAGTTATGCCCATAATACTAGCATTTGTATTTTGTCTTGTGAAAAGCATATGTTTCTACTTTGGTGGCAGTGGTGCTGATTGGGGACTCTGGTGTTGGAAAGAGTAACCTGCTGTCTCGCTTCACTCGGAATGAGTTCAACCTGGAGAGCAAAAGCACCATCGGAGTGGAGTTTGCCACACGCAGCATTCAGGTGGACAGTAAGACGATAAAGGCTCAGATCTGGGACACAGCTGGACAGGAGCGCTACAGGGCCATCACGTCAGCGTAAGTAGGAGGGTCACTGGAACACAGGAAACGGCTCAGAAGGAAATGTAGAGCAATGTTGCCCAATGGCTTATCTTGCTGGGAGTAATCTCAAGTCCATTCAGAAAATCATTGTCTGTATTACTAAAATTGCAGTTGCATCAATTTCATTTAAATGAATACATAGGCAATGTTCTCATTTTCtaaagtgttgtgtgttttttctcttaGGTATTATCGGGGTGCCGTTGGCGCTTTGCTGGTGTATGACATCGCCAAGCACCTGACCTATGAGAATGTGGAGCGCTGGCTGAAGGAGCTGAGGGACCATGCCGACAACAACATCGTCATCATGCTGGTGGGCAACAAGAGTGACCTGCGCCATCTGAGGGCCGTGCCTACTGATGAGGCCCGGGCCTTTGCAGGTGAACACACCGCACTCTGGTGTCCTCCAGCTCAGGACCACACACTTTGGTTGGGCCACTCTGTGAGCTTCAGTCTAATTGggcagtggtagcgtagtggttaaggagctgggctagctagcatgcagtagcctgaaaagtttgaaaagtggattcaattcccggcttccacagttgtgcccttgagcaaagcacttaACCCAAAGATgttccggggacaatgtaatcccttgtaatataactgacatatttaagtcactttggattaaaagtgtctgctaaattaataaatataatgtaaatgtaat carries:
- the LOC121724827 gene encoding ras-related protein Rab-11B translates to MGNRDDEYDFLFKVVLIGDSGVGKSNLLSRFTRNEFNLESKSTIGVEFATRSIQVDSKTIKAQIWDTAGQERYRAITSAYYRGAVGALLVYDIAKHLTYENVERWLKELRDHADNNIVIMLVGNKSDLRHLRAVPTDEARAFAEKNNLSFIETSALDSTNVEEAFKNILTEIYRIVSQKQIADRSAHDESPGNNVVDISVPPTTDGQKGNKLQCCQNL